The following coding sequences lie in one Miscanthus floridulus cultivar M001 chromosome 9, ASM1932011v1, whole genome shotgun sequence genomic window:
- the LOC136481123 gene encoding cytochrome P450 99A2-like, with product MVIMETLRLHPILPLLVPHLCRKTCDIGGYEVSKGSMVGINAWATARNPKYWDNPEEFRPTRFENTTCDYKGSEFHYLPFGSGRRMCPVLSFGVAVLELIVARLLYYFDWSLPGKMLPEELDMDITVGATAKRRNQLHLVATPYDVPIPFEN from the coding sequence ATGGTGATCATGGAGACACTGCGGCTTCACCCAATTCTACCCCTCCTCGTACCACATCTATGCCGGAAGACCTGTGACATCGGTGGGTACGAGGTCAGCAAAGGTTCTATGGTGGGGATCAATGCATGGGCAACGGCAAGGAACCCAAAGTATTGGGACAATCCTGAGGAGTTTAGGCCAACAAGATTTGAGAACACTACCTGTGACTACAAAGGTTCAGAATTTCATTACTTGCCATTCGGTAGTGGGAGAAGGATGTGTCCCGTCTTGAGCTTTGGGGTGGCCGTACTGGAGCTCATCGTGGCACGGCTCCTCTACTACTTCGATTGGAGCCTACCAGGCAAAATGCTTCCAGAGGAGCTCGACATGGACATAACAGTTGGTGCAACAGCAAAGCGGCGCAACCAACTACACCTTGTGGCGACGCCTTATGATGTTCCAATTCCATTTGAAAATTGA
- the LOC136481124 gene encoding cytochrome P450 CYP99A1-like — translation MEICRLALVFLFLSSLLILVSSFRHSSRANTKKRWPPGPWAIPFVGSIHHMVTSQPQAALRDLAEKHGPVMYLRLGQIDTVVVSSPAAAQQVLQSNDVNFASRQALIAAEIIGYGTLDFAFSPYGDYWRALRKLCVLQLLSKHKHKVH, via the coding sequence ATGGAGATATGCAGACTCGCCCTTGTCTTCCTGTTTCTTTCTTCACTGCTCATCCTTGTATCATCCTTCCGGCACAGTTCGAGAGCCAACACCAAGAAGAGGTGGCCACCGGGGCCATGGGCCATCCCCTTCGTCGGCAGCATCCATCACATGGTGACCTCGCAGCCACAGGCCGCTCTCCGGGACCTCGCCGAGAAGCACGGGCCGGTGATGTACCTGCGGCTGGGACAGATCGACACTGTCGTGGTCTCCTCGCCGGCCGCAGCGCAGCAGGTTCTCCAAAGCAACGACGTCAACTTCGCGTCGCGCCAGGCCCTGATCGCCGCGGAGATCATCGGCTATGGCACCCTCGACTTTGCCTTCTCGCCCTACGGCGACTACTGGCGGGCGCTGCGCAAGCTCTGCGTGCTCCAGCTCCTCAGCAAGCACAAGCACAAGgtccactag